A stretch of Novipirellula artificiosorum DNA encodes these proteins:
- a CDS encoding S1C family serine protease: MIDAQRERLFNELAEEFSMFDRLGNLVRRVSTLVKPSVIHIEAHKTEKNESYDEAGAGVVLRIGSDTWVMTNRHVIVGASPSEILLRTSDGKEFHPTRVLADSSTDVAVMKVSHMSLPPARMGHSDEAEIGDFVIAIGSPFGLSHSVTFGILSAKGRRDLSLGEQRIEMQDFFQTDAAINPGNSGGPLLNLRGEVIAINTAIASSSGGSEGIGFAIPINMAMEVAGQLVEHGKLQRGYLGVTLDPVFSVADLAAAGYAAKGGALVKNVRPGSPAELAHLQRGDIIVEFNSKPVDNDDHLVAQVGLTPIGKEIPMIIYREGKRYGTKVILTDMQ, from the coding sequence ATGATTGACGCACAGCGCGAGCGTTTGTTTAACGAACTCGCTGAAGAATTCAGCATGTTCGATCGGCTGGGCAATTTGGTTCGACGCGTTTCCACCTTGGTCAAGCCGAGCGTCATTCACATCGAAGCGCACAAAACGGAGAAGAACGAGTCCTACGACGAGGCAGGCGCGGGCGTGGTCCTGCGGATTGGCAGCGACACGTGGGTGATGACCAACCGGCATGTTATTGTCGGGGCGTCGCCGAGCGAGATCTTGTTGCGAACCAGCGACGGCAAGGAGTTCCATCCGACACGCGTGCTGGCCGACTCCAGTACCGACGTGGCGGTGATGAAGGTCTCTCACATGAGTTTGCCTCCTGCGAGGATGGGCCACAGTGATGAAGCCGAGATTGGTGATTTTGTGATTGCGATCGGCAGCCCGTTTGGATTGAGCCACTCCGTCACGTTCGGTATTCTGAGCGCAAAGGGGCGGCGTGACTTATCGTTGGGAGAACAACGCATTGAGATGCAGGATTTCTTTCAAACCGATGCGGCGATCAACCCCGGCAACAGTGGCGGGCCACTTTTGAATCTTCGAGGTGAGGTGATCGCGATCAATACCGCGATCGCTAGCAGCAGTGGCGGCAGCGAAGGTATTGGGTTCGCCATTCCAATTAATATGGCGATGGAAGTGGCCGGGCAACTGGTCGAGCACGGTAAGCTTCAACGCGGCTATTTGGGCGTTACACTTGACCCCGTCTTCTCGGTCGCCGATCTTGCGGCGGCCGGTTATGCAGCCAAGGGGGGGGCACTCGTCAAGAACGTGCGACCTGGGTCGCCCGCCGAATTGGCTCATCTACAGCGAGGCGACATCATCGTTGAATTCAACTCGAAGCCGGTCGATAACGACGACCACCTTGTCGCGCAGGTGGGATTAACCCCGATTGGCAAAGAAATCCCGATGATCATTTATCGGGAGGGCAAACGTTACGGCACCAAAGTCATTCTAACGGACATGCAATGA
- a CDS encoding Gfo/Idh/MocA family protein, with amino-acid sequence MVDFELCEAEQSARLLSSESDGPLSSFVFLAPIHYPTIVTRGLMMNRQTISRRRVLKSSAATIVGGFAYPTIIPSTALGDAQTPPPSERVTLGHIGVGGRGTFLRNATPVGNGIQSLAVSDCYQQRRDSAAAKIQGDGYADFRRILDREDIDGVIIATPDHWHVPIALMAAKAGKDAYVEKPLGLSIEQDLKCKEVFDREKRIFQYGTQQREAKHQQYGRELVRSGKLGSIRAIEVQAPNGGSGGSTEATKVPAGFDYDRWLGPAPEAPYTVDRCKPSGTYWIYDQSIGYLAGWGAHPLDILVWCYDGDQAGPFTVEGTGDIPAEGLYDTVFNWEMTMRMADGVKITFKTGSDSTKFIGTEGRLELTRNSIRAFPVGLVSEELPSNNHGQNGANHIGVFADSIRSRHPASSPVEDAVRSDVMSHLCDIAVRTGERVTWDPSQQRLVGGSDQAKSMVSREMRAPWTL; translated from the coding sequence GTGGTTGATTTTGAACTTTGCGAAGCCGAGCAATCGGCTAGATTATTGAGCAGCGAATCGGACGGACCGCTGAGTTCGTTCGTTTTCCTTGCCCCCATCCATTATCCCACCATCGTCACCAGAGGACTCATGATGAATCGCCAGACCATCTCGCGCAGGCGTGTCTTGAAAAGCAGCGCTGCCACGATCGTTGGTGGATTTGCGTATCCAACCATCATTCCATCGACGGCCTTGGGTGATGCTCAGACGCCGCCGCCAAGCGAGCGGGTCACTTTGGGGCATATCGGCGTCGGCGGTCGTGGTACCTTTTTGAGAAATGCAACGCCGGTTGGAAACGGAATTCAGAGCTTGGCAGTCTCGGATTGTTATCAACAGCGACGCGACTCCGCTGCGGCGAAGATCCAAGGCGACGGTTACGCTGACTTTCGACGTATCCTTGATCGTGAGGATATCGATGGCGTGATCATTGCCACTCCCGATCATTGGCATGTCCCGATCGCATTGATGGCAGCCAAGGCGGGAAAGGATGCCTACGTCGAGAAACCGTTGGGGCTGTCCATCGAACAGGACTTGAAGTGCAAGGAAGTGTTCGATCGAGAGAAGCGAATCTTTCAATATGGCACGCAACAGCGTGAAGCGAAGCACCAACAATATGGTCGCGAGCTCGTACGAAGCGGTAAGCTGGGTTCGATCCGAGCGATCGAAGTTCAGGCTCCCAATGGAGGAAGCGGTGGATCAACCGAAGCGACCAAGGTGCCAGCAGGATTTGACTATGATCGCTGGCTCGGCCCAGCACCGGAGGCTCCCTACACGGTGGATCGCTGCAAACCATCCGGCACCTATTGGATCTATGATCAATCGATCGGCTATTTGGCGGGTTGGGGCGCGCATCCCTTGGACATTCTCGTGTGGTGCTATGACGGCGACCAAGCTGGACCGTTTACCGTCGAAGGCACCGGAGACATTCCAGCCGAGGGACTGTACGACACGGTTTTCAATTGGGAGATGACGATGCGGATGGCCGACGGCGTGAAAATAACTTTCAAGACCGGGTCGGACAGCACGAAATTCATCGGTACCGAGGGACGCTTGGAGTTGACACGCAATTCCATCCGGGCCTTCCCCGTTGGATTGGTTTCCGAGGAACTCCCTAGCAACAATCATGGCCAGAACGGGGCCAACCATATCGGCGTTTTTGCGGATTCCATCCGGTCCCGTCACCCTGCAAGCAGTCCGGTGGAAGACGCGGTGCGCTCGGATGTGATGAGCCATTTGTGTGATATTGCGGTTCGAACTGGGGAGCGGGTGACATGGGATCCCAGCCAGCAACGACTTGTTGGTGGAAGCGACCAAGCAAAGTCCATGGTCAGCCGCGAAATGCGCGCACCTTGGACGCTGTAA
- a CDS encoding TraR/DksA family transcriptional regulator translates to MARKDAILKLRETLVRRRDALRRALAGDLSLLQELHQTKTGDVLDAAADTVQDELNSQLLEVESRELTAIEDAIEAMKRGEYGNCTDCGKPIPLTRLRAVPYATDCIGCRRKSELSSDDSGGASWNRVFDNMEVDSV, encoded by the coding sequence ATGGCCAGAAAAGACGCGATTTTGAAGCTACGCGAAACCTTGGTGCGGCGGCGCGATGCGCTTCGACGGGCTCTGGCGGGCGACTTAAGCCTGCTGCAAGAGTTGCATCAAACCAAGACGGGGGACGTTTTGGATGCTGCTGCCGATACCGTGCAGGATGAATTGAACAGCCAATTGCTCGAAGTGGAAAGTCGCGAGCTGACCGCGATTGAGGATGCGATTGAGGCGATGAAGCGAGGCGAATACGGTAATTGCACTGATTGTGGCAAGCCGATTCCTCTGACTCGCTTGCGAGCGGTGCCCTACGCCACCGATTGCATCGGATGCCGTCGAAAATCGGAACTGTCCAGTGACGATAGCGGTGGTGCCAGTTGGAATCGCGTGTTTGACAACATGGAAGTGGACTCGGTTTAA
- a CDS encoding sugar phosphate isomerase/epimerase family protein, translating to MKIGVFLLIEPFASVEVQLQRAKAMGFTCADITDTNAGGSMLGTAGFSPTVSLDDNPFEVRRMFERYGIEPTAVCAHAGLLEPSSPGTYGTAEIMKAIQFAAAIGIKDIVTTDTDPRSAWAKGLSHREQVFVMAEKLYMPVKMAGDYGVRVLLEPHGPITDSISGMQEVFDRLGHPEALGVNLDTGNSWLGGADPVEMAKTFKDKIHHVHWKDLASEWESKRGTLYGCGFSTIALGEGVIDIKGVCDVLKDCPIDSSTLEIIGDEQTLKQSVRFLRECGM from the coding sequence ATGAAAATAGGCGTCTTTTTATTGATTGAACCCTTTGCAAGTGTGGAGGTCCAGTTGCAGCGAGCCAAGGCGATGGGCTTCACTTGCGCGGATATCACCGACACCAATGCGGGCGGCAGTATGCTCGGCACCGCCGGTTTCTCACCCACTGTCAGTTTGGATGACAACCCGTTTGAAGTCCGTCGCATGTTTGAACGGTACGGGATCGAACCGACTGCGGTTTGTGCTCATGCGGGCCTTCTTGAACCGAGTAGCCCCGGAACCTATGGCACCGCAGAAATCATGAAAGCCATCCAGTTTGCTGCTGCGATTGGCATCAAGGATATCGTGACAACCGATACCGATCCTCGATCCGCATGGGCCAAGGGCTTGTCGCATCGGGAACAGGTGTTTGTGATGGCAGAGAAACTGTACATGCCAGTGAAGATGGCTGGCGACTACGGCGTTCGCGTCTTGCTCGAACCGCATGGTCCCATCACCGATTCCATTTCGGGCATGCAAGAAGTCTTCGACCGACTCGGCCATCCCGAGGCATTGGGTGTGAATCTGGATACGGGCAATTCATGGCTCGGGGGGGCAGACCCCGTCGAAATGGCAAAAACGTTCAAAGACAAGATCCACCACGTACATTGGAAAGACCTCGCCTCTGAGTGGGAATCGAAGCGCGGAACGCTGTACGGATGCGGATTTTCAACGATCGCTCTGGGAGAGGGCGTGATCGATATCAAGGGCGTTTGCGATGTCTTGAAGGACTGTCCGATCGATAGCTCAACGCTTGAAATCATCGGCGACGAACAGACGCTCAAGCAAAGCGTCCGGTTCCTGCGTGAATGCGGAATGTAA
- a CDS encoding HD-GYP domain-containing protein has protein sequence MSKFCRVSIDTLVVGARLQAAIPDPDNPRVKLLTEGTEVTEDFLRHLQTRDIRSLFLSEKDVAVLASFQPQGRSTTVPAAHSYVCSHAINEHTLLLDQCIENLSPSTVNANEIAFASSVCKLEDCPYDHDMTIAWAAESGESIGAIGDVFSEAIRSPQKSASPMHKACHDILRRMMEDVDALVCLACSPHESEYPARHSYHLAALAMAIGAQMALDQATLIDLGIGCMIHDIGMKAVGTGLFGNDQPLTRGQLKLLADHPVRGADVIGKFGEQVSLDSRMVAYQIHERCDGSGYPRGRSADEIHPLAKIASVADAFIGMVSNRPHRPAIQGYHAVVAILDEMKKQRFDPKVVRSLLELTSLHPLGSLVQLSNGCVGRTIRATSAAFDKPTIEMWSSPSRTGPPQVVNLVQDSSIQIVRAQAGLDAA, from the coding sequence ATGTCAAAATTTTGTAGAGTTTCGATCGATACGCTTGTCGTTGGCGCTCGATTGCAAGCAGCCATTCCTGATCCAGACAATCCTCGCGTTAAGCTGTTGACCGAGGGAACCGAGGTTACGGAGGACTTTCTCCGACACTTACAAACGCGGGATATCCGCTCGTTGTTTTTGTCCGAAAAGGATGTCGCCGTGTTGGCCTCGTTTCAGCCACAGGGACGCAGCACCACGGTTCCGGCGGCCCACAGCTACGTCTGCTCTCACGCTATCAACGAGCACACGTTGTTGTTGGACCAGTGCATCGAAAACCTCAGCCCCTCGACGGTCAACGCTAATGAGATTGCATTCGCGTCGAGCGTTTGCAAGCTCGAAGACTGTCCCTACGACCACGACATGACAATCGCTTGGGCTGCCGAGTCGGGGGAATCGATTGGCGCCATCGGTGATGTCTTTTCCGAAGCGATCCGCAGCCCTCAAAAGTCGGCATCTCCGATGCACAAGGCGTGTCATGATATTTTGCGTCGGATGATGGAAGACGTGGATGCGTTGGTCTGTTTGGCCTGTTCGCCGCATGAAAGCGAATACCCAGCGCGGCATAGCTATCACTTGGCTGCGTTGGCCATGGCCATTGGCGCGCAGATGGCATTGGACCAAGCGACGCTGATCGATTTGGGAATCGGCTGTATGATTCACGATATTGGCATGAAGGCAGTCGGAACGGGGCTGTTTGGTAACGATCAACCGCTCACTCGAGGCCAACTGAAGCTATTGGCGGATCATCCGGTTCGTGGCGCCGACGTGATCGGGAAATTTGGCGAGCAGGTTTCGCTGGATTCAAGAATGGTGGCCTACCAAATCCACGAACGCTGTGATGGAAGCGGGTATCCGCGCGGCAGATCGGCGGATGAAATTCACCCGCTTGCAAAAATCGCTTCGGTTGCGGATGCGTTCATTGGCATGGTTTCAAATCGGCCTCATCGACCTGCGATTCAGGGATACCATGCGGTGGTAGCCATTCTTGACGAGATGAAGAAACAAAGATTTGATCCCAAGGTTGTTCGTTCCTTGTTGGAACTCACGTCACTGCATCCGCTCGGTAGTTTGGTGCAGCTGAGCAATGGATGCGTTGGTCGTACGATCCGAGCCACGAGTGCCGCCTTCGACAAGCCGACAATTGAGATGTGGTCCAGCCCCTCCCGAACTGGTCCTCCGCAGGTAGTCAATTTGGTGCAAGACTCGAGCATCCAGATCGTGCGAGCTCAGGCGGGGCTCGACGCCGCATAG
- a CDS encoding DegT/DnrJ/EryC1/StrS family aminotransferase, producing the protein MADASRGVPLLDVNRDNRPHREEFIEALTEVVDSGRFLFGPDVTALENEIATYCQVDNAVGCASGSDALLLPLMALGIGPGDEVIVPSFTFFASVSCITRLGATPVFADICPDTFNIDPEAIRAAITSRTRAIIPVHLFGQCVQIDRICQIAGDRDIPVIEDAAQAIGAAYHSRPAGSWGSVGCFSFYPTKNLGGMGDGGMMTATDAGTADRLRLFAGHGMRPRYYHQVVGINSRLDTFQAAVLRVKLRHLSDAVQDRQTNAERYSRLLKDSHLVAADQVVLPTVDPNAFHVWNQYSIRVGEGRRDALRAYMSERGIGSEIYYPVPMHQQECFTHLDFDRDALAETERASQEILNLPIFPSLTEAEQSRVVDCISGFYAAGAKAAA; encoded by the coding sequence ATGGCCGATGCCAGCCGCGGCGTCCCCTTGCTGGACGTCAATCGCGACAATCGCCCCCACCGCGAAGAATTCATTGAAGCGTTAACAGAAGTGGTCGACAGCGGCCGGTTTCTGTTTGGGCCCGACGTCACGGCTCTCGAAAATGAAATTGCCACGTATTGTCAAGTCGACAATGCGGTTGGATGTGCCTCCGGTAGCGATGCGTTGCTACTGCCGCTGATGGCATTGGGGATCGGCCCCGGCGATGAAGTGATCGTACCCAGCTTCACTTTTTTCGCATCGGTCAGCTGTATCACACGACTTGGCGCGACGCCGGTTTTTGCGGACATTTGTCCTGACACGTTCAATATTGATCCCGAAGCAATTCGCGCGGCGATCACGAGTCGAACCCGTGCGATCATTCCAGTGCATCTGTTTGGCCAATGTGTGCAAATCGACCGAATTTGCCAAATTGCCGGCGACCGGGACATCCCCGTCATCGAAGATGCAGCTCAAGCGATTGGAGCTGCCTACCATTCTCGTCCCGCAGGCAGTTGGGGATCCGTTGGATGCTTCAGCTTCTACCCAACAAAGAATCTTGGTGGGATGGGTGATGGAGGCATGATGACGGCGACCGATGCAGGCACTGCCGATCGATTGCGATTGTTTGCGGGCCACGGCATGCGACCACGCTACTATCACCAAGTGGTCGGCATCAACAGCCGTCTCGATACGTTCCAAGCGGCAGTCTTGAGGGTCAAGCTGCGTCACCTATCGGATGCGGTTCAAGACCGCCAAACCAACGCAGAACGCTATTCGCGATTGCTGAAGGATTCCCACTTGGTGGCCGCCGATCAAGTCGTTTTGCCCACGGTGGATCCCAACGCGTTCCATGTTTGGAACCAGTATTCGATTCGTGTTGGCGAGGGCCGACGCGATGCCCTTCGAGCTTACATGAGTGAACGCGGTATCGGCAGCGAGATCTACTATCCGGTACCGATGCACCAGCAGGAATGCTTCACGCATTTGGACTTCGACCGCGACGCGTTGGCGGAAACCGAGCGAGCGAGCCAAGAGATCTTGAACTTGCCAATTTTCCCATCGCTGACCGAAGCGGAACAGTCCCGCGTCGTCGATTGCATCAGTGGCTTCTACGCGGCCGGCGCCAAAGCGGCGGCATAA
- a CDS encoding DUF202 domain-containing protein, translating to MCHDSSPARSDASASPGESTSNGQPDLNLVRTDLANERTLLAYGRTGLMVSGTGVTLIKFFADLDVLWLLGWAFVVLGLAVGFAGIARFASLHARLHRHD from the coding sequence ATGTGTCACGATTCATCACCAGCCCGTTCCGACGCATCCGCGTCGCCAGGCGAGTCCACTTCGAATGGTCAGCCTGACCTGAACCTCGTCCGTACGGACTTAGCGAATGAGCGAACCTTGTTGGCCTATGGACGAACCGGGTTGATGGTTTCGGGGACCGGTGTGACGCTAATCAAGTTCTTTGCGGACCTGGACGTTCTGTGGCTTCTGGGTTGGGCGTTCGTCGTTTTAGGGCTCGCGGTCGGCTTTGCCGGAATCGCTCGTTTCGCGTCGCTTCACGCTCGGCTACATCGCCACGATTGA
- a CDS encoding FHA domain-containing protein, translating into MNTDHTSETAPFQTNAFALGSFSDDHFAVPLVMPPSMPESSQNVAASPLAIEFRVTHSGSPTRRLRLTGNRYTFGSAPGCSIQLTDRTLRPMHAVLIRDTHRILVRAYSVPIEVNSLRTTEVTLKVGDVMRLGSYRFELLGGPAGASPTIDSNAPLFADSTTNMNVAIDTAGSIGGIQPTLDNKIQESFFADRIHTPPRSSAVESPAPAVQSSYHDEIWRDQLRREIEQWRRRQEDFERRESQCTDRESELRSRETELWTRAENLHQRESNLLTQESNTRSMQDEVSRRSAEVERLQEANLNREQLFSQREAEFERLESHYRQQVEDASRQLVQSQEQATAATDAIGRMREQFAELQQQLQTLSTNQEQLQQEEANNREEHRRIQAELERSLDEAIDEKARSEAKRHEAETRLTEITAQYETRLAEVTAEYESLCQLREDEQRRIDESGSVAQALQDQIEDLQQALQRTSDDSVQLRANYDEARESVSQLERMIRSGEECHNADRASWVAEADQLQHSVQELSIELANANRELAELRDANTQLAEQLDQFRYQRDAAVSECEQVQAECERVRDEREQEEYKRQRAETQRDEVIAEMESRPSRETFQLLSTELEVATEQIASLQTQYEQAVAEMHSQPPASVVEAVSEPAARNESSSADVENEDFARCEPEPLAELEQQHGSDVYAIAKIPDNDRQDEQDLFQPQEANEPPPQAANVVAPVEVAPVENASIAIEPTDEEPPTDEEPPTDEEPPTDEEPPSDEAFASEQVRSDEAFRTDLEGDLEAELESERGDVGDSVEDSPWQTPASFEAIEAEDVAAVVEQESDANLDAASELENEPALSESVWRTPSLDYSSAPEAEYEDSEPTAYPASDHNDVVAPWSEAESSEGDDHSEPDRSELGSLASQLIHDIEASRESDLQQAESDETDHTSAWSFDDSDEDDSDEVEEQQHHLGESVEDDAAFATDDEDASMETDEDASEEDEVSLDDSHATAQDADTAINRESDEDDSIEAYMNRLLQRVQGDTTTANTVAPRPAASAEGTRPDSLGKQSNLSSTDTGDVPNSTDAQPETIDPSEPLVPRSLAPEKTSNLSAMRDLANHSARTAISRSVRIQTRDTQLKAMMKIVYAGVAVLCAILVLVFIQTWLKYPAAASIAVFAGVFLREGQLLMNDAKRRLLQAEADLAAEQYGQEGEADDAEDLEDAVANANDSHLAP; encoded by the coding sequence GTGAACACGGACCACACGAGCGAGACCGCTCCCTTTCAAACCAATGCGTTCGCACTGGGCTCATTTTCCGATGACCACTTTGCAGTCCCCCTTGTCATGCCTCCGTCGATGCCGGAATCGTCTCAGAATGTCGCCGCCTCGCCATTAGCGATCGAATTCCGTGTGACGCATTCGGGGTCGCCGACGCGACGACTAAGGCTGACGGGGAATCGCTATACGTTTGGAAGTGCCCCTGGGTGCTCAATCCAATTGACCGACCGGACGCTTCGGCCAATGCACGCCGTGTTGATCCGAGATACTCATCGAATACTGGTACGGGCCTATTCGGTACCTATCGAAGTCAACTCATTACGCACCACAGAAGTCACGCTGAAGGTCGGCGATGTGATGCGATTGGGCAGCTACCGTTTTGAACTGCTTGGCGGCCCCGCCGGGGCCAGTCCAACCATCGATTCCAACGCACCTTTGTTCGCAGATTCCACGACAAATATGAATGTCGCGATCGATACAGCAGGATCGATCGGCGGGATCCAGCCCACTCTCGATAACAAGATCCAAGAAAGCTTCTTCGCCGACCGAATTCATACCCCGCCGCGATCTTCCGCGGTAGAATCCCCCGCTCCCGCAGTCCAATCATCGTACCACGACGAGATTTGGCGTGACCAGTTGCGTCGTGAAATCGAACAGTGGCGTCGCCGGCAAGAGGATTTCGAGCGACGAGAATCGCAGTGCACCGACCGTGAATCCGAGCTCCGTAGCCGAGAAACCGAACTCTGGACGCGTGCCGAGAATCTGCACCAACGTGAATCCAACTTGTTGACACAAGAATCGAATACCCGTTCGATGCAAGACGAAGTCAGCCGCAGGTCGGCTGAGGTGGAACGCTTGCAAGAAGCCAACCTCAACCGGGAACAACTGTTTTCACAACGCGAAGCAGAATTCGAGCGATTGGAGTCTCACTATCGCCAGCAAGTCGAAGATGCATCGCGTCAGCTGGTTCAGTCACAGGAACAAGCAACGGCTGCAACCGATGCGATCGGGCGAATGCGCGAGCAATTCGCTGAATTGCAACAACAGCTTCAAACGTTGTCGACCAACCAAGAACAACTACAGCAAGAAGAAGCCAACAACCGCGAAGAGCACCGTCGCATTCAAGCCGAGTTGGAACGATCGCTCGACGAGGCGATCGATGAAAAGGCTCGAAGCGAGGCGAAGCGGCACGAAGCGGAAACAAGACTCACCGAGATCACCGCCCAATACGAAACGCGACTCGCTGAGGTAACGGCTGAGTACGAATCGCTATGCCAGTTGCGTGAAGACGAGCAACGCAGAATCGACGAGAGCGGTTCCGTTGCTCAAGCACTGCAGGATCAAATTGAGGACCTGCAGCAAGCCCTGCAGCGTACCAGTGACGATTCGGTTCAGCTCAGAGCCAACTACGACGAGGCCCGCGAATCGGTATCCCAATTAGAGCGGATGATCCGCAGCGGCGAAGAATGCCACAATGCCGACCGCGCAAGCTGGGTCGCGGAAGCCGATCAGTTGCAGCATAGCGTCCAAGAGTTGTCGATCGAGTTGGCCAACGCCAATCGAGAATTGGCAGAATTACGGGATGCGAACACTCAATTGGCGGAGCAATTGGATCAATTCCGCTATCAAAGGGATGCCGCGGTCAGCGAATGTGAGCAGGTCCAAGCCGAGTGTGAACGCGTCCGAGACGAGCGAGAACAGGAAGAGTACAAACGTCAGCGTGCGGAGACCCAACGCGATGAAGTGATTGCCGAGATGGAATCGCGTCCAAGCCGCGAGACCTTTCAGTTGCTATCCACCGAATTGGAAGTGGCCACCGAGCAAATCGCTTCGCTGCAAACTCAGTACGAACAAGCCGTCGCCGAGATGCATTCCCAACCGCCAGCCTCGGTCGTGGAAGCGGTATCGGAACCAGCGGCAAGGAATGAGAGCAGCTCAGCCGACGTCGAGAACGAGGACTTCGCGCGATGCGAACCAGAACCCCTTGCTGAACTGGAACAGCAGCATGGGTCAGACGTTTATGCGATCGCTAAGATCCCAGACAATGATAGGCAGGACGAGCAAGACTTGTTCCAACCGCAAGAGGCTAACGAGCCTCCTCCACAAGCCGCTAATGTCGTTGCACCCGTCGAAGTCGCCCCCGTCGAAAATGCCTCGATCGCAATCGAACCCACTGACGAGGAACCACCCACTGACGAGGAACCACCCACTGACGAGGAACCACCCACTGACGAGGAACCACCCTCTGACGAGGCGTTTGCCAGCGAGCAAGTCCGCAGCGACGAGGCTTTCCGAACCGATTTGGAGGGCGATCTTGAAGCGGAACTCGAAAGTGAGCGCGGTGACGTCGGTGATTCGGTCGAAGACTCGCCTTGGCAAACCCCCGCAAGTTTCGAAGCGATAGAGGCAGAAGACGTTGCAGCGGTCGTCGAACAGGAATCCGACGCCAATCTGGATGCTGCATCGGAACTCGAGAACGAGCCGGCATTGTCCGAAAGCGTTTGGAGAACTCCTTCCCTGGATTATTCCTCCGCACCGGAAGCCGAATACGAAGACTCCGAGCCAACCGCGTATCCGGCAAGTGACCACAACGATGTGGTGGCCCCTTGGAGTGAAGCGGAATCAAGTGAAGGGGATGACCATTCCGAGCCAGACCGCAGTGAACTCGGCTCGCTTGCCAGCCAGCTGATCCACGACATCGAAGCGTCGCGTGAGAGTGATTTGCAACAGGCCGAAAGTGACGAAACCGATCACACCAGCGCATGGTCGTTCGACGATTCCGATGAAGACGATTCCGATGAAGTCGAAGAACAGCAACATCACCTCGGTGAATCGGTGGAAGATGACGCGGCGTTCGCAACGGACGACGAAGACGCATCGATGGAAACAGACGAAGACGCATCAGAGGAAGACGAAGTTTCCCTGGATGACTCGCACGCGACCGCTCAAGACGCGGACACAGCGATCAATCGAGAGAGCGACGAGGACGACTCGATTGAAGCGTACATGAATCGGTTGCTACAACGGGTGCAAGGTGACACGACGACTGCCAATACGGTAGCGCCCCGACCGGCGGCATCCGCCGAGGGGACAAGACCAGACAGCCTTGGCAAACAATCGAACTTGTCGTCAACGGATACAGGCGACGTACCGAACTCGACGGATGCCCAGCCCGAAACCATTGACCCCTCCGAACCTCTGGTGCCACGTTCGCTGGCTCCCGAAAAGACCAGCAATTTATCAGCGATGAGGGATTTGGCGAATCATTCAGCTCGGACGGCAATTTCAAGAAGCGTCCGCATCCAGACCCGCGACACGCAACTCAAGGCGATGATGAAAATCGTCTATGCCGGCGTAGCGGTTCTTTGTGCCATCTTGGTGCTGGTCTTCATCCAAACATGGCTGAAGTATCCCGCCGCAGCGTCCATCGCCGTCTTTGCTGGGGTCTTCCTTCGCGAAGGACAACTGTTGATGAACGATGCAAAGCGACGCTTGCTGCAAGCCGAAGCCGACTTGGCAGCGGAACAGTATGGTCAAGAAGGTGAAGCGGACGATGCGGAGGACTTGGAAGATGCGGTCGCCAATGCCAACGATTCCCATCTTGCTCCCTAA